A stretch of Zymoseptoria tritici IPO323 chromosome 1, whole genome shotgun sequence DNA encodes these proteins:
- the MgGpa1 gene encoding G-protein alpha subunit, with translation MGCGQSSESKEGKQRNEEIENQLKRDKMNLRNEIKMLLLGAGESGKSTILKQMKLIHEGGYSRDERESFREIIFSNTVQSMRVILEAMESLELPLDDQRAEYHVQTIFMQPAQIEGDVLPPEVGQAIKTLWSDAGVQAAFQRSREYQLNDSAKYYFDSIDTIASPTYIPSDADVLRSRVKTTGITETTFIIGDLTYRMFDVGGQRSERKKWIHCFENVTTILFLVAISEYDQLLFEDETVNRMQEALTLFDSICNSRWFTKTSIILFLNKIDRFKEKLPVSPMKNYFPDYEGGQDYGAACDYILNRFVSLNQHPTKQIYTHFTCATDTMQIRFVMAAVNDIIIQENLRMCGLI, from the exons ATGGGTTGCGGTCAGAGTTCAGAGTCCAAGGAGGGCAAGCAACGCAATGAAGAGATTGAGAATCAGTTGAAGAGGGACAAGATGAATCTCCGGAATGAGATCAAGATGCTGCTATTGGGTGCAGGAGAATCGGGCAAATCAACGATACTCAAACAGATGAAGCTCATTCACGAGGGTGGATACTCGCGTGACGAACGAGAGAGCTTCCGCGAGATCATCTTTTCCAATACTGTGCAATCCATGCGCGTCATACTAGAGGCCATGGAGAGCTTAGAATTGCCATTGGATGATCAGCGAGCCGAGTACCACGTACAGACCATCTTCATGCAACCGGCGCAAATTGAAGGCGATGTTCTCCCACCGGAGGTCGGTCAAGCCATCAAGACTCTGTGGTCAGACGCTGGCGTCCAGGCTGCTTTTCAGCGAAGCCGAGAATATCAACTCAACGACAGTGCGAAATACTACTTCGACTCGATCGACACCATTGCCTCGCCGACATACATTCCTTCCGACGCCGACGTCCTTCGCTCCCGTGTCAAGACGACTGGAATCACAGAGACGACTTTCATCATTGGAGATTTGACATATCGCATGTTTGACGTCGGTGGACAAAGATCCGAGCGAAAGAAGTGGATACACTGCTTTGAGAATGTCACAACGATTCTCTTCCTGGTGGCCATTTCCGAATATGACCAACTTCTGTTCGAGGATGAGACTGTGAACCGGATGCAGGAAGCCTTGACTCTGTTCGACTCCATTTGCAACAGCCGATGGTTCACCAAGACCAGCATCATTCTCTTCCTGAACAAGATCGATCGATTCAAGGAAAAGCTACCGGTGTCTCCGATGAAGAACTACTTCCCAGACTACGAAGGTGGACAGGACTATGGCGCGGCCTGCGACTACATTTTGAACCGATTCGTATC ACTCAACCAACACCCAACGAAGCAAATTTACACCCACTTCACATGTGCGACCGATACGATGCAAATACGATTCGTCATGGCGGCAGTCAACGACATCATCATTCAAGAGAACCTGCGCATGTGCGGACTGATATAA